The Synergistota bacterium DNA segment TACCGGCAATATTCACGCTACTCCCTATATATCCTGGCATAGCGTTAAACCTACCCCTTATCGACTCCGACTCTATATCTCCCCATCGCAGAGAAAGCTTTGGGGGTGAGATTGTCTCCCCACTATAGTGAAGAAGGAAAAGCCTCTCTATCTCGTCAATGATCATCCTCATATCCATGACGCCACACTTTATCACATCTTCCTGAGAAAGAAACAATACCGAAACCCTCTCTATCGGCATTTAGCCGCACCTCTCTCCACAAGCGATAGAATTTCCTCCAAAGACATTCCACTGATCCCCAAGGAGTGTAGGTTTCTGCCTATTTTCCTATAATCCCTCTGATGTATAACGCTCGCAATAGCTATTACCGCGTCCATGAGAGGTGTTGGAACACCCACTATACTCGCAAGCTCTGAAAGGGGAACCAGCCCAGTTGGAACATCTTCAACGATATAACGCGTTAAAACTTCTTGAGGAGCCAGTATGCCATGATAGCCTTTCTGTCTCCCGATTAAAACGTAAAGTGGCTCATACTCCTCACCCTCTACCCCATATGTCTCACGAAGCCACTCCTTAGCCGTTAAAGTTGGAACTCCAAAAGCCTCAGCTAAGGAAATTCTCTCCCTGTCAAGGGCCTCAAGAATGTGGCTAACGCATGGTGTTATGCCATCTATGTAAAATTCAAACTCCTCCCTTCTCTCTATACGGGTTATATTAAGTATGGTAGGAGCAGGATGAAATATGGCTCCTATATTTAGCAGGCTGGTTTCAAGAACGTTTTCGGCAGGCTCAAACTCGGGGAAAAATTGACTTATCTTTTCTATAACCTCACCCGTCCTGATAGCAGGCATAGCAGCTATGCGCACTTTTCTCTTTGCTCTGTGAATCCTAACGCGAGATGGCGCCGTCTTTCTACAGGCATAAACAAGAGTCTGAGCCTCACCTACCGTAAAATCCGCTTGAGGATTGACGTTCATCACCGCGTTATAAAACTCAAGAGCACCAGCAGTTCTTCCCGGACTGAGGATAACCATCTGCCCATTGACGAGAAAAGGAGCGCACTTAACCGCAAGTTCCCTGTGCGCAAAGGCAGGTGTTATAATGAGTATCAATTCCGCTCCTGCTATAGCTTCTTCAATAGAGGTTGTTATAAGCCCTACGCGAACGAAATCTTCTCCATCTTCCGTCTGAAGCGTTATCCCCCCTGCTTCAGCGATCCCCCTGATGGCATCTTCATACTTGTCATACAATCTCACATTGCACCCTTCCCTACTCAAGACCGCAGCTATAGCCATTCCACCGCTCCCTGCACCTAATATTGCAACCTCATGCATCTTTATTCACCCTCCCAATGCCTTTTTCCTATACAGAATCTGTTTCACAAATATGGGTAAAACTACAGCCATACCTATAAGATCAGAAAAAGTTCCAGCATGCAGTAAAGCAAGAGCAGCTATCCCCAGAGCTACCCTCTGATAAGCTTTTATCTCTCCGAAGAAATAGCTCTCAAGACATCCCGCTAAAGCGAGGATCCCGAGCACAGCCGTACCAACAACCACCATGACATCTACAAAGCCGGCGCCAACCAGGACCAGCTTAGGATTTAAAGCAAAGATAAACGGCAATATAAACGCAGCAGAGGCAAGCTTAAGCCCGTTTAAAGCGGTTCTCACAGGATCTCCCTTGGCTATCGCAGCAGCCAGATATGAGCTAAGAGCAACTGGAGGCGTAACAGCA contains these protein-coding regions:
- a CDS encoding NAD/NADP octopine/nopaline dehydrogenase family protein: MHEVAILGAGSGGMAIAAVLSREGCNVRLYDKYEDAIRGIAEAGGITLQTEDGEDFVRVGLITTSIEEAIAGAELILIITPAFAHRELAVKCAPFLVNGQMVILSPGRTAGALEFYNAVMNVNPQADFTVGEAQTLVYACRKTAPSRVRIHRAKRKVRIAAMPAIRTGEVIEKISQFFPEFEPAENVLETSLLNIGAIFHPAPTILNITRIERREEFEFYIDGITPCVSHILEALDRERISLAEAFGVPTLTAKEWLRETYGVEGEEYEPLYVLIGRQKGYHGILAPQEVLTRYIVEDVPTGLVPLSELASIVGVPTPLMDAVIAIASVIHQRDYRKIGRNLHSLGISGMSLEEILSLVERGAAKCR